In Podospora pseudocomata strain CBS 415.72m chromosome 4, whole genome shotgun sequence, the genomic stretch CGcaacctcgagctcctcACCCGCTCCACCCGGGACCTCATCCCGGCTGCCCGTGACCTCTCCACTCGCGCCGCCGTTCAGTTCAGGGGTATGTTACCCAgtcttttcccctttcccttaGCCCTTACTAACCTCCCTCAAAGACAACGAACGCGGCCCCTTCGCAACCGTAGTCGACGGCCTCGAAGAcctcgcctccaccgccacctcggACCGCAACTCCATCATCGACGAGGACCGCCGCGGCCGCGAGCCAAAGTACACCGGCCGTGACGCCCGCAATATTGACAAGGCTATCAGCGATCTGTTTGACCGGGCCAAGGAGCTGAGTGAGCGTATTGGCGATGAGAGTAGACTTGGACGGTTGTTCTCTAACGTTGGGAGCAAGGTGGGacgggggttggagaggtggggggaTGCGGTTTATGATGTGAGTAGTAGCTTCTTGAGGGACAGTTGGGGGTGTTTGGATATTTGCTGACGCTGTGGGGGTAGTTGGCCAAGACGATTGATGAACGCATTGATGGTGGTCTCGAGGCGGGGActtggagggaggtgttgagggttaCGGGGACGATTGACAAGGTTGTTAATGATTATACTAGTGGACGGGTGAGGTTGAGCAGCATCCTTAGGGATATTGGACGGCCGGGGGATAGGGCTGGGGGGATTAGCATTgatttggggttggggccTATTGGGTTGAGGCTTGGGCCTGGGAGGGTTtaaagggggggttggttgttggggaaaTAGGTAGGAGGGATGGTAACAAGGGGTAAGGTGGGATAGTTTGAAGCACAACTTGtactgttttttttttttggtccTTTTTAATAGTATACACAAGTTACAGAACCAACAATGATACACCCAAGAAGATTGATGACGAAACACTACAACATCACAAACCTCGCCCCATCCTCACTCCCCATCTCAGACTCACACAAATCAATCGCAAATTTCAACCCACCTACACCCACCGTGCAAtccctctccagcttctccaatATCGCCCTCTTCGGATTACTcttcagctccttctccctcttctccctcgctTGACCAACCTCTTCGGTCGGACACCACAACCTAAGGTCTACAGAtttccttctccagctgccTCCACGCGTCTCACCAGAAGACGGCCACTTCCCCAGTGTAGGACTAgtctccatctcggcctccGGGACCGGACTTCCAGCGGTGGACTTACTGGCCTCCAAGAACTCTTCCACGAGGTAGGTCTTCCCTGCATTTGGGAAAGGTGGGAGACGTGGCCCCCACTGGTCCTCGTCAACCCAGTCCTCGTGAGGgagcaccaccgccgcggATTGAAATTTGCTCTCTTTTGGCAACTTGTACTTTTTTCTCTTGAGAGCGGAGTCCAAGGCGCAGCGGAGATTCCCTGCCTTTCGCCTGCGGATGTAGCCGCTCGTGTGGATCAGGGCGGTTTCGCTGGCGATGTAGCGCGAGAcgcggaggatgaagatggataCGTCGTTGTCGGGGGCGTTTTTGAAGAATCCATCACAGCGGACGATGGCGCGCTCCCTGTTGCATGACACAGAGTTAGTAGAAACTGGTGAAGAGTTGCAAAGGTGCCTTTCAAGTTACAACTTACCGATCGTACGAGTCAAGTTCGTAatcacctcccaccaaggGGAAGTACTGTAACTggtcctcctttttctttcggCCAGTGGCTCGCTTCTTGGTGGCTGGGGCAGCGGTAGTAGGAGCTACTTTGCGCTTTGCTGCCCTGGAGGGTTGGACTCGCGTTGGGGCTTGAACTTTATCTGTGCTCGAGCGTGGAGGTAGCAGACAGTCTACGCCGTCTGGTTCTGAGAGACCGCAATAGACTCTTGTCCCGGGATTTTCTCCGCGCGCCTGGTGCCACGTTCGGCCGTCAGCATTACTGCGCTACTCGCAAGATGTGATTCAACAATTGGTACAATACCCTCTTGTGGTCTTCCAGCAAGAGGACACGGTCGATCTCCGCCTTATACCAGGCCTTGACTCGGTTGTAGAACTCGTCTCGTGAGTATACCTCGCCCTTCTTAAGGGCGAGCAAGTCGTGTTTCACGTCATCTATACCGCCAGTGTGGTACTTGAGAGGCGAGTTCGTGGTGTTGCCCGACTCTTCGACCTCGCTGGCAACCTTGGCGAAATTCCATGTTGGCGTGGGAAGAGGCGTCGTTTTTCTTCCTGCTCCTTTAGGACCCATCGTGTGATGCTGAAAAAGGTTCGTTGGACTTGTTGAACTATC encodes the following:
- a CDS encoding hypothetical protein (EggNog:ENOG503PUIJ), producing MGPKGAGRKTTPLPTPTWNFAKVASEVEESGNTTNSPLKYHTGGIDDVKHDLLALKKGEVYSRDEFYNRVKAWYKAEIDRVLLLEDHKRARGENPGTRVYCGLSEPDGVDCLLPPRSSTDKVQAPTRVQPSRAAKRKVAPTTAAPATKKRATGRKKKEDQLQYFPLVGGDYELDSYDRERAIVRCDGFFKNAPDNDVSIFILRVSRYIASETALIHTSGYIRRRKAGNLRCALDSALKRKKYKLPKESKFQSAAVVLPHEDWVDEDQWGPRLPPFPNAGKTYLVEEFLEASKSTAGSPVPEAEMETSPTLGKWPSSGETRGGSWRRKSVDLRLWCPTEEVGQAREKREKELKSNPKRAILEKLERDCTVG